GTCTTGCTAATGTCCGTTCAGCAATGAATGACATGGAAAGTGTCGAAGAATATGACCCTGAATACCGTGAAATTTCAAGTTCTCTATCAGAAACATACTATGTTTTAGAAGATATTACCAAGCGTTTGGAAGATATTATTGATGACTTGGATTTTGATGGTAATCGTCTCATGCAGGTTGAAAATCGCTTAGACCTTCTGAATACTATTACCCGCAAGTATGGTGGAACTGTGGACGACGTTTTGCTTTATTTTGCCAAGATTACGGATGAGTACAATCTCTTGACTGGAAATAATCTTTCTTCCGAAGATATGGAAGCAGAGCTTAAGAAATTGGAAGTTAATCTTGTTGATTTGGCAGGGCAACTTGCATCTGCTCGTCATGACTTGGCCCAGCAGCTTGAGGCAGAGATTAAACAAGAACTGCAAGATCTCTATATGGAGAAGGCACAGTTCCAGGTTCGCTTTAGTAAGAGTAAGTTCAGCCGTGAAGGAAATGAAGCAGTCGAATTTTACATTTCCACCAACCCAGGTGAGGACTTTAAGCCTTTGGTCAAAGTTGCATCTGGTGGGGAATTATCCCGCCTCATGCTAGCTATTAAATCCGCCTTTTCTCGCAAAGAAGGTAAGACTAGTATTGTCTTTGATGAGGTGGATACGGGAGTTTCAGGTCGTGTGGCCCAAGCCATTGCTCAAAAGATTCATAAGATTGGTCAGCATGGCCAAGTCTTAGCAATCTCTCACTTACCTCAAGTAATTGCGATCGCGGATTATCAATTCTTTATTGAAAAGATTAGCGATGAGCATTCAACTGTTTCCACAGTTCGTTTGCTTACCCTTGAAGAACGAGTAGAGGAAGTTGCTAAGATGTTAGCAGGAGAGAATGTAACAGAAGCAGCCCTTACCCAAGCGAGAGAATTATTGCAAACGAGGGAGAAATAAATGACAGACTATTATGTAATTGGAGACGTTCACGGAAAGGCAGGTATGCTAGAAAATCTGCTCAAAACCTGGGATGGTCAAACTCAGTTGCTTTTTCTAGGGGATTTGATTGACCGAGGTGAAGATAGTCGCCGTGTTTTAGAAATGGTCAAGGACTTGGTGGACAATCAAGGGGCTATCTGTCTATCAGGAAACCACGAGTATATGTTTTTGACTTGGCTCGATGACCCAGAAGAAAGCTATGACCATTATCGTCGCAATGGTGGTGATACAACCATTAACTCAATTTTAGGTCGTCCCTTGGATG
This Streptococcus oralis DNA region includes the following protein-coding sequences:
- the recN gene encoding DNA repair protein RecN, coding for MLLEISIKNFAIIEAISLNFEKGMTVLTGETGAGKSIIIDAMNLMLGARATTDVIRYGAPKAEIEGLFSVENSRLLQELFDEQGLEMGDEIIIRREILQNGRSVSRVNGQMVNLSVLRAIGQHLVDIHGQHDQEELMRPQLHIQMLDEFGDAAFLDLKETYQTSFDAYRKMRKQVLEVKKNQQEHKARIEMLEFQMAEIEAANLQAGEDLALNQERDKLLNHKNIADTLTNAYTMLDNEEFSSLANVRSAMNDMESVEEYDPEYREISSSLSETYYVLEDITKRLEDIIDDLDFDGNRLMQVENRLDLLNTITRKYGGTVDDVLLYFAKITDEYNLLTGNNLSSEDMEAELKKLEVNLVDLAGQLASARHDLAQQLEAEIKQELQDLYMEKAQFQVRFSKSKFSREGNEAVEFYISTNPGEDFKPLVKVASGGELSRLMLAIKSAFSRKEGKTSIVFDEVDTGVSGRVAQAIAQKIHKIGQHGQVLAISHLPQVIAIADYQFFIEKISDEHSTVSTVRLLTLEERVEEVAKMLAGENVTEAALTQARELLQTREK